In a genomic window of Glycine max cultivar Williams 82 chromosome 13, Glycine_max_v4.0, whole genome shotgun sequence:
- the LOC100803131 gene encoding glycolipid transfer protein 3 — protein sequence MKSTRREMEKKSEIGLVIEELSMIAIVKPGENHDSAHIPTKLFLSICYLVLQVLDKIGPTMAVLRQDVYQNIKTLELMQESNPSLHSNLVEILKSEATEGNSWKGSSCSKALVWLTRTLDFTSLLLQTLANDPEKRMEQIVEEAYDVTLKPWHGWISSTAFRVALKLVPESKTFVNILKTEDENYDTLKEKMQMLVSLFVPFLEDMHCILRLYNLDKLKST from the exons ATGAAGAGCACTAGGAGAGAAATGGAGAAGAAGTCAGAGATAGGTTTAGTCATTGAAGAGCTTTCTATGATAGCCATAGTTAAACCTGGTGAAAATCATGACTCTGCTCACATCCCCACCAAGCTTTTCCTCTCGATTTGTTACTTGGTTCTACAAGTTCTTG ATAAGATTGGGCCAACAATGGCTGTCTTGAGACAGGACGTGTACCAGAATATTAAG ACATTGGAACTGATGCAGGAATCAAATCCCTCATTGCACTCGAATTTGGTTGAGATATTGAAGTCAGAAGCAACCGAAGGCAATTCTTGGAAAGGGTCAAGCTGCAGTAAGGCCCTTGTTTGGCTCACTAG GACCCTGGATTTCACCTCGCTGTTGTTACAAACACTAGCAAATGATCCTGAAAAGAGAATGGAACAAATAGTTGAAGAGGCTTATGATGTAACTTTAAAACCGTGGCATGGATGGATTTCATCAACTGCTTTCAGA GTGGCTCTAAAACTGGTACCTGAAAGTAAAACATTCGTGAATATTCTTAAAACTGAAGATGAAAACTATGACACCCTAAAGGAGAAAATGCAGATGCTGGTTTCTCTGTTTGTGCCTTTTCTTGAGGATATGCATTGTATTCTG AGATTGTACAACTTGGACAAGCTAAAGTCAACCTGA
- the GASA18 gene encoding LOW QUALITY PROTEIN: gibberellin-regulated protein 12 (The sequence of the model RefSeq protein was modified relative to this genomic sequence to represent the inferred CDS: inserted 1 base in 1 codon) — MTKVVCALLLIFVMAFVTQVAYGGGEGSLTPQECPGACDYRCSKADXTKKACLNFCNMCCAKCLCVPSGTYGHKEECPCYNNWKTKRGTPKCP, encoded by the exons ATGACTAAAGTTGTGTGTGCacttcttcttatttttgtcATGGCTTTTGTGACTCAAGTTGCTTAT GGTGGCGGCGAAGGATCACTTACGCCCCAAG AATGTCCGGGGGCTTGCGATTATCGTTGTTCAAAGGCTG CGACTAAGAAGGCGTGCCTGAACTTCTGTAACATGTGCTGTGCGAAATGTCTGTGCGTTCCATCAGGAACCTATGGTCACAAGGAAGAATGTCCATGTTATAACAATTGGAAAACAAAGAGAGGAACACCCAAGTGCCCCTAA